A window of Hippoglossus stenolepis isolate QCI-W04-F060 chromosome 18, HSTE1.2, whole genome shotgun sequence contains these coding sequences:
- the scarb1 gene encoding scavenger receptor class B member 1 isoform X2, with the protein MRINKSKVAIGFIVAGVLTVLSGAVLLFVGPGVMKDQIIKNTVIDPKNDLSYTMWKDIPVPFFMSVYFFNILNPKEMLKGEKPMVEQRGPYVYRKRCQKDNITFHPNGTVSYKEYRTYFFEPSMSVGNESDIVTIPNMLVLGAAVMMENLPYAVRLMISATFKTFKEGPFMTKTVGELMWGYDSGLVDFLNKYLPGMLPSTGKFGLFAEFNNSNTGLFTIFTGQDDIRNVHKVDSWNGLTELNYWQTPQSNMINGTAGQMWPPFMTKESTLPFYSPDACRSMELVYQRPGVMKGIPLYRYVAPKTLFANGTDYAPNEGFCPCRQSGLLNVSSCRHKSPVFISHPHFFNADPVLLDYVDGLHPNEEEHGLFIDIHPQTGVPLNVSIRLQLNLYMKKVSGITETGKISEVVMPMIWFEESGYIDGPILNTFHTNLVILPAVMEYMQYGFIALGLATIIIAALVHHKKRRSDRNATMISTVLENPGASDKKPVKGSHGHETLEKYNINN; encoded by the exons ATGCGCATAAATAAATCCAAAGTAGCCATTGGATTTATAGTGGCCGGGGTTCTGACGGTGCTTTCTGGAGCCGTTCTTCTGTTCGTGGGACCCGGGGTGATGAAGGACCAAATAATTAAA AACACAGTGATCGACCCAAAGAATGATCTGTCCTACACCATGTGGAAGGACATCCCTGTGCCGTTCTTCATGTCGGTCTACTTCTTCAACATCCTCAACCCCAAGGAGATGCTGAAAGGAGAAAAGCCCATGGTGGAGCAGCGAGGACCTTATGTGTACAG aAAACGCTGTCAGAAAGACAACATCACATTTCATCCAAATGGCACAGTGTCGTATAAGGAATACAGAACATACTTCTTCGAGCCTTCCATGTCTGTAGGGAACGAGTCCGACATCGTAACGATACCAAATATGTTGGTGCTG ggTGCAGCGGTGATGATGGAAAATCTACCGTACGCAGTTCGTTTAATGATCAGCGCCACCTTCAAGACTTTCAAGGAAGGACCCTTTATGACCAAGACCGTCGGGGAGCTGATGTGGGGCTATGACAGTGGACTGGTCGATTTCCTTAATAAATATCTACCCGGCATGCTGCCCTCAACTGGAAAGTTTGGCCTTTTTGCCGAA TTCAACAACTCCAACACTGGTCTGTTCACCATCTTCACCGGACAGGACGACATCAGGAATGTTCATAAAGTTGATTCCTGGAATGGCCTGACAGAG CTGAACTACTGGCAGACCCCGCAGTCTAACATGATCAATGGAACAGCTGGGCAGATGTGGCCTCCCTTCATGACAAAAGAAAGCACTTTGCCATTCTACAGCCCTGACGCCTGCAG GTCTATGGAGCTTGTTTACCAGCGTCCTGGTGTGATGAAGGGAATCCCTCTTTATCGGTATGTTGCACCCAAGACCCTGTTTGCCAATGGGACAGACTACGCCCCCAACGAAGGTTTCTGCCCCTGTAGACAGTCCGGCCTGCTGAACGTCAGCAGCTGTCGCCACA AATCTCCGGTCTTCATCTCTCATCCTCACTTCTTTAATGCTGATCCTGTGCTCCTGGACTATGTGGACGGCCTCCATCCCAATGAGGAGGAGCATGGCCTCTTCATCGACATTCACCCA caAACCGGTGTCCCTCTCAATGTGTCCATCCGCCTGCAGCTCAACCTCTACATGAAGAAAGTGTCAGGAATTAC AGAAACTGGCAAGATTTCTGAGGTGGTGATGCCCATGATCTGGTTTGAGGAG AGTGGATATATAGACGGGCCTATCCTCAACACGTTCCACACAAACCTGGTCATTCTTCCTGCTGTGATGGAGTACATGCAGTACGGCTTCATAGCGCTCGGCCTGGCAACGATAATAATCGCCGCTCTGGTGCATCATAAGAAGCGG aggtctGATAGAAATGCTACAATGATCTCCACAGTTTTGGAGAACCCCGGG GCCTCCGACAAAAAGCCAGTAAAAGGCTCACATGGCCAtgaaacactggagaaatataacataaataacTAA
- the scarb1 gene encoding scavenger receptor class B member 1 isoform X4: protein MPLNRSQLAVGFAVAGVLAVVFGIVLTFVGPLVIDDQIVKNTVIDPKNDLSYTMWKDIPVPFFMSVYFFNILNPKEMLKGEKPMVEQRGPYVYRKRCQKDNITFHPNGTVSYKEYRTYFFEPSMSVGNESDIVTIPNMLVLGAAVMMENLPYAVRLMISATFKTFKEGPFMTKTVGELMWGYDSGLVDFLNKYLPGMLPSTGKFGLFAEFNNSNTGLFTIFTGQDDIRNVHKVDSWNGLTELNYWQTPQSNMINGTAGQMWPPFMTKESTLPFYSPDACRSMELVYQRPGVMKGIPLYRYVAPKTLFANGTDYAPNEGFCPCRQSGLLNVSSCRHKSPVFISHPHFFNADPVLLDYVDGLHPNEEEHGLFIDIHPQTGVPLNVSIRLQLNLYMKKVSGITETGKISEVVMPMIWFEESGYIDGPILNTFHTNLVILPAVMEYMQYGFIALGLATIIIAALVHHKKRASDKKPVKGSHGHETLEKYNINN, encoded by the exons ATGCCTCTGAATAGGTCCCAGCTGGCTGTGGGGTTCGCGGTGGCCGGTGTCCTGGCCGTGGTGTTTGGGATAGTCCTCACTTTTGTGGGTCCGCTGGTAATCGACGACCAGATCGTGAAG AACACAGTGATCGACCCAAAGAATGATCTGTCCTACACCATGTGGAAGGACATCCCTGTGCCGTTCTTCATGTCGGTCTACTTCTTCAACATCCTCAACCCCAAGGAGATGCTGAAAGGAGAAAAGCCCATGGTGGAGCAGCGAGGACCTTATGTGTACAG aAAACGCTGTCAGAAAGACAACATCACATTTCATCCAAATGGCACAGTGTCGTATAAGGAATACAGAACATACTTCTTCGAGCCTTCCATGTCTGTAGGGAACGAGTCCGACATCGTAACGATACCAAATATGTTGGTGCTG ggTGCAGCGGTGATGATGGAAAATCTACCGTACGCAGTTCGTTTAATGATCAGCGCCACCTTCAAGACTTTCAAGGAAGGACCCTTTATGACCAAGACCGTCGGGGAGCTGATGTGGGGCTATGACAGTGGACTGGTCGATTTCCTTAATAAATATCTACCCGGCATGCTGCCCTCAACTGGAAAGTTTGGCCTTTTTGCCGAA TTCAACAACTCCAACACTGGTCTGTTCACCATCTTCACCGGACAGGACGACATCAGGAATGTTCATAAAGTTGATTCCTGGAATGGCCTGACAGAG CTGAACTACTGGCAGACCCCGCAGTCTAACATGATCAATGGAACAGCTGGGCAGATGTGGCCTCCCTTCATGACAAAAGAAAGCACTTTGCCATTCTACAGCCCTGACGCCTGCAG GTCTATGGAGCTTGTTTACCAGCGTCCTGGTGTGATGAAGGGAATCCCTCTTTATCGGTATGTTGCACCCAAGACCCTGTTTGCCAATGGGACAGACTACGCCCCCAACGAAGGTTTCTGCCCCTGTAGACAGTCCGGCCTGCTGAACGTCAGCAGCTGTCGCCACA AATCTCCGGTCTTCATCTCTCATCCTCACTTCTTTAATGCTGATCCTGTGCTCCTGGACTATGTGGACGGCCTCCATCCCAATGAGGAGGAGCATGGCCTCTTCATCGACATTCACCCA caAACCGGTGTCCCTCTCAATGTGTCCATCCGCCTGCAGCTCAACCTCTACATGAAGAAAGTGTCAGGAATTAC AGAAACTGGCAAGATTTCTGAGGTGGTGATGCCCATGATCTGGTTTGAGGAG AGTGGATATATAGACGGGCCTATCCTCAACACGTTCCACACAAACCTGGTCATTCTTCCTGCTGTGATGGAGTACATGCAGTACGGCTTCATAGCGCTCGGCCTGGCAACGATAATAATCGCCGCTCTGGTGCATCATAAGAAGCGG GCCTCCGACAAAAAGCCAGTAAAAGGCTCACATGGCCAtgaaacactggagaaatataacataaataacTAA
- the scarb1 gene encoding scavenger receptor class B member 1 isoform X1: protein MPLNRSQLAVGFAVAGVLAVVFGIVLTFVGPLVIDDQIVKNTVIDPKNDLSYTMWKDIPVPFFMSVYFFNILNPKEMLKGEKPMVEQRGPYVYRKRCQKDNITFHPNGTVSYKEYRTYFFEPSMSVGNESDIVTIPNMLVLGAAVMMENLPYAVRLMISATFKTFKEGPFMTKTVGELMWGYDSGLVDFLNKYLPGMLPSTGKFGLFAEFNNSNTGLFTIFTGQDDIRNVHKVDSWNGLTELNYWQTPQSNMINGTAGQMWPPFMTKESTLPFYSPDACRSMELVYQRPGVMKGIPLYRYVAPKTLFANGTDYAPNEGFCPCRQSGLLNVSSCRHKSPVFISHPHFFNADPVLLDYVDGLHPNEEEHGLFIDIHPQTGVPLNVSIRLQLNLYMKKVSGITETGKISEVVMPMIWFEESGYIDGPILNTFHTNLVILPAVMEYMQYGFIALGLATIIIAALVHHKKRRSDRNATMISTVLENPGASDKKPVKGSHGHETLEKYNINN from the exons ATGCCTCTGAATAGGTCCCAGCTGGCTGTGGGGTTCGCGGTGGCCGGTGTCCTGGCCGTGGTGTTTGGGATAGTCCTCACTTTTGTGGGTCCGCTGGTAATCGACGACCAGATCGTGAAG AACACAGTGATCGACCCAAAGAATGATCTGTCCTACACCATGTGGAAGGACATCCCTGTGCCGTTCTTCATGTCGGTCTACTTCTTCAACATCCTCAACCCCAAGGAGATGCTGAAAGGAGAAAAGCCCATGGTGGAGCAGCGAGGACCTTATGTGTACAG aAAACGCTGTCAGAAAGACAACATCACATTTCATCCAAATGGCACAGTGTCGTATAAGGAATACAGAACATACTTCTTCGAGCCTTCCATGTCTGTAGGGAACGAGTCCGACATCGTAACGATACCAAATATGTTGGTGCTG ggTGCAGCGGTGATGATGGAAAATCTACCGTACGCAGTTCGTTTAATGATCAGCGCCACCTTCAAGACTTTCAAGGAAGGACCCTTTATGACCAAGACCGTCGGGGAGCTGATGTGGGGCTATGACAGTGGACTGGTCGATTTCCTTAATAAATATCTACCCGGCATGCTGCCCTCAACTGGAAAGTTTGGCCTTTTTGCCGAA TTCAACAACTCCAACACTGGTCTGTTCACCATCTTCACCGGACAGGACGACATCAGGAATGTTCATAAAGTTGATTCCTGGAATGGCCTGACAGAG CTGAACTACTGGCAGACCCCGCAGTCTAACATGATCAATGGAACAGCTGGGCAGATGTGGCCTCCCTTCATGACAAAAGAAAGCACTTTGCCATTCTACAGCCCTGACGCCTGCAG GTCTATGGAGCTTGTTTACCAGCGTCCTGGTGTGATGAAGGGAATCCCTCTTTATCGGTATGTTGCACCCAAGACCCTGTTTGCCAATGGGACAGACTACGCCCCCAACGAAGGTTTCTGCCCCTGTAGACAGTCCGGCCTGCTGAACGTCAGCAGCTGTCGCCACA AATCTCCGGTCTTCATCTCTCATCCTCACTTCTTTAATGCTGATCCTGTGCTCCTGGACTATGTGGACGGCCTCCATCCCAATGAGGAGGAGCATGGCCTCTTCATCGACATTCACCCA caAACCGGTGTCCCTCTCAATGTGTCCATCCGCCTGCAGCTCAACCTCTACATGAAGAAAGTGTCAGGAATTAC AGAAACTGGCAAGATTTCTGAGGTGGTGATGCCCATGATCTGGTTTGAGGAG AGTGGATATATAGACGGGCCTATCCTCAACACGTTCCACACAAACCTGGTCATTCTTCCTGCTGTGATGGAGTACATGCAGTACGGCTTCATAGCGCTCGGCCTGGCAACGATAATAATCGCCGCTCTGGTGCATCATAAGAAGCGG aggtctGATAGAAATGCTACAATGATCTCCACAGTTTTGGAGAACCCCGGG GCCTCCGACAAAAAGCCAGTAAAAGGCTCACATGGCCAtgaaacactggagaaatataacataaataacTAA
- the scarb1 gene encoding scavenger receptor class B member 1 isoform X3, with protein sequence MPLNRSQLAVGFAVAGVLAVVFGIVLTFVGPLVIDDQIVKNTVIDPKNDLSYTMWKDIPVPFFMSVYFFNILNPKEMLKGEKPMVEQRGPYVYRKRCQKDNITFHPNGTVSYKEYRTYFFEPSMSVGNESDIVTIPNMLVLGAAVMMENLPYAVRLMISATFKTFKEGPFMTKTVGELMWGYDSGLVDFLNKYLPGMLPSTGKFGLFAEFNNSNTGLFTIFTGQDDIRNVHKVDSWNGLTELNYWQTPQSNMINGTAGQMWPPFMTKESTLPFYSPDACRSMELVYQRPGVMKGIPLYRYVAPKTLFANGTDYAPNEGFCPCRQSGLLNVSSCRHKSPVFISHPHFFNADPVLLDYVDGLHPNEEEHGLFIDIHPQTGVPLNVSIRLQLNLYMKKVSGITETGKISEVVMPMIWFEESGYIDGPILNTFHTNLVILPAVMEYMQYGFIALGLATIIIAALVHHKKRRNKREGGTTPDATTTTSGEEKDPLLQDEMD encoded by the exons ATGCCTCTGAATAGGTCCCAGCTGGCTGTGGGGTTCGCGGTGGCCGGTGTCCTGGCCGTGGTGTTTGGGATAGTCCTCACTTTTGTGGGTCCGCTGGTAATCGACGACCAGATCGTGAAG AACACAGTGATCGACCCAAAGAATGATCTGTCCTACACCATGTGGAAGGACATCCCTGTGCCGTTCTTCATGTCGGTCTACTTCTTCAACATCCTCAACCCCAAGGAGATGCTGAAAGGAGAAAAGCCCATGGTGGAGCAGCGAGGACCTTATGTGTACAG aAAACGCTGTCAGAAAGACAACATCACATTTCATCCAAATGGCACAGTGTCGTATAAGGAATACAGAACATACTTCTTCGAGCCTTCCATGTCTGTAGGGAACGAGTCCGACATCGTAACGATACCAAATATGTTGGTGCTG ggTGCAGCGGTGATGATGGAAAATCTACCGTACGCAGTTCGTTTAATGATCAGCGCCACCTTCAAGACTTTCAAGGAAGGACCCTTTATGACCAAGACCGTCGGGGAGCTGATGTGGGGCTATGACAGTGGACTGGTCGATTTCCTTAATAAATATCTACCCGGCATGCTGCCCTCAACTGGAAAGTTTGGCCTTTTTGCCGAA TTCAACAACTCCAACACTGGTCTGTTCACCATCTTCACCGGACAGGACGACATCAGGAATGTTCATAAAGTTGATTCCTGGAATGGCCTGACAGAG CTGAACTACTGGCAGACCCCGCAGTCTAACATGATCAATGGAACAGCTGGGCAGATGTGGCCTCCCTTCATGACAAAAGAAAGCACTTTGCCATTCTACAGCCCTGACGCCTGCAG GTCTATGGAGCTTGTTTACCAGCGTCCTGGTGTGATGAAGGGAATCCCTCTTTATCGGTATGTTGCACCCAAGACCCTGTTTGCCAATGGGACAGACTACGCCCCCAACGAAGGTTTCTGCCCCTGTAGACAGTCCGGCCTGCTGAACGTCAGCAGCTGTCGCCACA AATCTCCGGTCTTCATCTCTCATCCTCACTTCTTTAATGCTGATCCTGTGCTCCTGGACTATGTGGACGGCCTCCATCCCAATGAGGAGGAGCATGGCCTCTTCATCGACATTCACCCA caAACCGGTGTCCCTCTCAATGTGTCCATCCGCCTGCAGCTCAACCTCTACATGAAGAAAGTGTCAGGAATTAC AGAAACTGGCAAGATTTCTGAGGTGGTGATGCCCATGATCTGGTTTGAGGAG AGTGGATATATAGACGGGCCTATCCTCAACACGTTCCACACAAACCTGGTCATTCTTCCTGCTGTGATGGAGTACATGCAGTACGGCTTCATAGCGCTCGGCCTGGCAACGATAATAATCGCCGCTCTGGTGCATCATAAGAAGCGG